In Methanococcoides sp. LMO-2, the genomic stretch ATCCCCTACATAATGTATGGATTTTACTGCTTTGCCTGACTTGCCCACCATATCACTTGCCGAAACCAGTGCACGCCCGATAGCAAGTGGTTTGTTATGAGTTTCCTCTGCTATGATCACAAGATCGCCCTCGTTGATATTAGGATCTGCAGACACGATACCAGGACCCATAATGTCCGCACCGTTAACAACGAATTTCACTGCACCCGCATCAACTGTCACTTTAGGGGAATCAATGCCAAGATCCAGCACACCTTTGACGGTCGGGA encodes the following:
- a CDS encoding RNA-binding protein, translating into MKIKSRVQLRKSVKNKLLTSLSSSFGDVIDRIADKKLESAMANWFKIIIVDGAVLFFQDEGADKMFPTVKGVLDLGIDSPKVTVDAGAVKFVVNGADIMGPGIVSADPNINEGDLVIIAEETHNKPLAIGRALVSASDMVGKSGKAVKSIHYVGDELWNLEV